Proteins from a genomic interval of Betta splendens chromosome 10, fBetSpl5.4, whole genome shotgun sequence:
- the ccdc69 gene encoding coiled-coil domain-containing protein 69, translated as MGCSHSKKKSKGKKAEKSQKEKSLRDEGKRTSGEPDVCLEKQVERFEWQLRILREVLSADGNAERAALLREHADEDVCALVLSILDKVKTETTADLNVLYEQKNKTVSEEHERLLEDVQRKHEQEKNQLTETFEAAEKSLKGEVEQQAAELQVYNELRRRVEASTFKKDLQRNIQAHGTPGAFWESEQESLLFVIEMKSERVQEQSRRLQQMEALVEKNLALEDQIIHVLQQNEDLRVRIDNCQTLIQQLSRDQRDLKVALERQVTVNHTLSQEKEQLMFKLRRRDSCSSLHLPPVVPEITP; from the exons ATGGGCTGTAGTCATAGCAAG aagaaaagcaaaggcaAGAAGGCAGAGAAGTCACAAAAAGAGAAGAGTCTGCGAGATGAAG GTAAACGCACGTCGGGGGAGCCGGACGTCTGCCTGGAGAAGCAGGTGGAGCGGTTCGAGTGGCAGCTGAGGATTCTGAGGGAGGTGCTGTCGGCCGATGGGAACGCGGAGAGGGCGGCGCTCCTGCGAGAACACGCAGACGAGGACGTGTGCGCCCTGGTCCTGAGCATCCTGGACAAG GTGAAAACGGAGACGACGGCCGACTTAAACGTCCTTTATGAACAGAAGAATAAAACTGTATCTGAAGAGCACGAGAGACTCCTCGAAG ATGTGCAGAGAAAACACgaacaagaaaaaaatcaaCTGACAGAAACATTtgaggctgcagagaaaagccTGAAG GGGGAAGTGGAGCaacaagctgcagagctgcaggtttacAACGAGCTGAGGAGAAGAGTTGAGGCGTCAACATTTAAGAAAGACCTGCAGAGGAACATACAG GCCCATGGCACCCCAGGTGCATTCTGGGAGTCGGAGCAGGAGTCCCTGCTGTTTGTCATCGAGATGAAGAGCGAGCGTGtgcaggagcagagcaggaggctgcagcagatggaggctctG GTGGAGAAGAATCTGGCTTTGGAGGATCAGATCATCCacgtcctgcagcagaacgAGGACCTGAGAGTCCGGATAGACAACTGCCAAACTCTCATCCA GCAGTTGTCTAGAGACCAGCGGGACCTGAAGGTGGCGCTGGAAAGGCAGGTGACTGTAAACCACACGCTTTCTCAGGAAAAAGAGCAGCTCATGTTCAAGCTGCGACGCAGAGACTCGTGCTCGAGCCTCCACCTGCCCCCCGTGGTTCCAGAGATCACGCCCTGA
- the maml1 gene encoding LOW QUALITY PROTEIN: mastermind-like protein 1 (The sequence of the model RefSeq protein was modified relative to this genomic sequence to represent the inferred CDS: inserted 1 base in 1 codon), translating into MMADFVTPRHHAVMEKLRRRIELFRQHHNSCESRYENAALERLDLERQQTIALHQRCLQAKAKRSSKHRQPQPSGDQAGQRAPSGSAELGDSGVTAAEQSRNSTLIALQETVKRKLESAGSPLGRDQVNGFSDGFPPNKKACLENGTANGSPLDSKLGISDLLNSNGTHGPAGESVAVVSEQSSDFHRKEMKQEPDDILPIMPPSGGGNNSLFPDLNLNEQEWTELMEELNCSVAYEDIQDILNDGFEDRKDPLELASTPGGGGAVGDGASGSGGVQSSQGLLPPDLASVKAEFSPASAAFEQDSCTGSPHVRSTPSGPPLHPTSSPATSTSASSPALPPNQPAPPPRQLQPPPNHILPPGPQVKDLSPAQQLKQLAAQQRVHHLQGTAMQHKPPQPGAKFHNQGPQPHPTPWPPMAGTTQSPLGGAFGMDKSTSPSLYTQDFNPNAQKQLLMPGQPSKGSPKAGASSYMPGPGGHPNMMAHPNSLSHPPSGGTQGPGGMLNYNNTKPLSHFEAGPGPPRPPNTQSQNKAALLTLLRQQQIKQNSMNFRQHIPHTQVLSQDQNSYPAPPHGPGPANTMTSAPGNNGLNAQAGGAAMAGNHSNAAYLNSQAAVAAALKQQQQILEQQKQQQYMQRQQLMAEQEKQRQQQDQQLQRHLTRPPPQYQDQPGQQASQNPFPQQQVNQFTASSQPMGGVSSMGGSAPGAQRMFSQNQGMMGMNMVQGGGQAGGVAPPSAASQADLSLTSCGGRGGGAAVDVQQVLYNNMNLHPNHQNHPPQQASLQRQPLGSMSSSYRHSLLAQQQQQQQQQQQQHLKAQPNAVMLKQQHLVAAVRMPGSLQNSMGVNLPGSMPSSMQGPQGAAWQQQLASQPPSGSTGLPPNAFSNPPNAFHMQQQXRIPKMQPGAAPFGANPGGRPMGVLNPGQQMMQTNMAAAQQRAPPNTQGLSQQMANQQQTQQQQANQNQAVLPDLVAFGQPQSNGRQGLQCNQGYQVNRTASQQQQVSFGYNVASGSFAEESELVDSLLKGQNPQEWMADLDELLASHH; encoded by the exons ATGATGGCGGATTTTGTTACACCGCGACACCACGCAGTGATGGAGAAGCTCCGCCGGAGGATCGAGCTCTTCCGGCAGCATCACAACAGCTGTGAGAGCCGCTACGAGAACGCGGCGCTGGAGAGGCTGGACCTGGAGAGGCAGCAGACCATTGCCCTGCACCAGCGCTGCCTGCAGGCCAAAGCCAAGCGCTCCAGCAAGCACCGGCAACCCCAGCCCAGCGGCGACCAGGCCGGCCAGAGAGCCCCAAGTGGCAGCGCGGAGCTCGGCGACAGCGGAGTGACGGCggcggagcagagcaggaacagcaCCCTGATAGCG TTGCAAGAGACAGTGAAGAGGAAGTTGGAGAGTGCTGGTTCCCCACTGGGCAGAGATCAGGTTAATGGCTTCAGTGATGGCTTCCCTCCCAACAAGAAGGCCTGTCTGGAAAATGGCACCGCCAACGGCTCCCCTTTGGACTCTAAGCTGGGAATCAGTGACTTGCTAAACTCTAATGGGACCCACGGGCCGGCAGGGGAGTCAGTGGCTGTAGTTTCGGAGCAGAGTTCAGATTTCCACCGGAAGGAGATGAAGCAGGAGCCTGATGACATCCTGCCCATCATGCCACCGTCAGGAGGGGGAAACAACAGTCTGTTCCCCGACCTTAACCTAAATGAGCAGGAGTGGACGGAACTAATGGAGGAGCTGAACTGTTCTGTGGCCTATGAGGACATCCAGGACATTCTCAATGATGGCTTTGAAGACCGCAAGGaccctctggagctggcatcaACTCCAGGTGGTGGAGGGGCAGTTGGAGATGGAGCATCAGGCAGTGGTGGGGTCCAGTCATCACAGGGCCTGCTGCCTCCAGACCTGGCCAGCGTAAAGGCGGAGTTCTCCCCAGCCTCAGCAGCTTTCGAGCAGGACTCTTGCACCGGCTCTCCACACGTCAGGTCCACTCCTTCTGGGCCTCCTCTTCACCCCACCAGCTCTccagccacctccacctccgcctcttCCCCGGCTCTTCCTCCAAAccagccagctcctccacctcggCAACTTCAACCTCCCCCTAACCACATCCTCCCTCCAGGCCCCCAGGTGAAAGACCTGTCCCCTGCCCAGCAGCTTAAGCAACTCGCTGCCCAGCAGAGAGTCCATCATCTCCAAGGCACCGCCATGCAGCACAAACCGCCACAGCCAGGGGCTAAGTTCCACAACCAGGGGCCCCAACCTCATCCCACACCCTGGCCCCCAATGGCCGGTACCACGCAAAGCCCACTCGGGGGTGCATTTGGCATGGACAAGTCCACAAGCCCCTCTCTGTACACACAGGACTTTAATCCCAATGCCCAGAAGCAGTTGCTGATGCCCGGTCAGCCCAGCAAGGGCTCTCCCAAAGCCGGGGCCTCCAGCTACATGCCAGGGCCTGGTGGGCACCCCAATATGATGGCTCACCCAAATTCCCTCAGCCATCCGCCTTCAGGGGGAACTCAGGGCCCCGGGGGCATGCTGAACTACAACAACACCAAACCTCTGTCGCACTTTGAGGCAGGGCCTGGACCGCCGCGTCCCCCCAACACCCAGAGCCAGAACAAGGCAGCCCTGCTGACACTGCTGAGACAGCAGCAAATCAAACAGAACAGCATGAACTTCCGCCAGCACATACCACACACGCAG GTTTTGTCACAGGACCAGAACTCCTACCCAGCTCCTCCACATGGCCCGGGCCCGGCCAACACCATGACATCTGCACCTGGAAACAACGGTCTGAATGCCCAGGCAGGTGGTGCTGCCATGGCTGGTAACCACAGCAACGCAGCGTACCTGAACAGCCAGGCTGCCGTGGCAGCGgcgctgaagcagcagcagcagatcctggagcagcagaagcagcagcagtacatgcagcggcagcagctcatGGCCGAACAG gagaagcagcgacagcagcaggaccagcagcttcagagacACCTGACCCGCCCTCCACCACAGTACCAGGACCAGCCGGGTCAACAAGCCAGTCAGAACCCCTTCCCACAGCAACAGGTTAACCAGTTTACAG CGTCCTCTCAACCAATGGGTGGTGTCAGCTCAATGGGAGGCTCCGCCCCTGGAGCCCAGCGTATGTTCTCTCAGAACCAGGGCATGATGGGGATGAACATGGTTCAGGGTGGGGGCCAGGCAGGCGGCGTAGCTCCACCCTCAGCAGCGAGTCAGGCCGACCTCAGTCTGACATCCTGTGGAGGCAGGGGTGGTGGGGCGGCTGTGGACGTCCAGCAGGTGCTCTACAACAACATGAACCTTCACCccaaccaccagaaccaccctCCCCAGCAGGCCAGCCTGCAGCGCCAGCCTCTGGGCTCCATGAGCTCCTCCTACAGGCACAGTCTtttggctcagcagcagcagcagcagcagcagcagcagcagcagcacttgaAGGCCCAGCCCAACGCTGTCATGCTGAAGCAACAGCACCTGGTTGCTGCCGTTCGCATGCCAGGCTCCCTGCAGAACAGCATGGGGGTCAACCTTCCCGGCTCGATGCCCAGCAGCATGCAAGGGCCTCAGGGCGCGgcctggcagcagcagctcgccaGCCAGCCACCCTCTGGTAGCACAGGCCTGCCACCCAACGCCTTCAGCAACCCCCCCAACGCCttccacatgcagcagc cccgCATTCCCAAGATGCAGCCAGGAGCGGCGCCCTTTGGGGCAAACCCAGGCGGGCGTCCAATGGGTGTTCTGAACCCTGgacagcagatgatgcagacaaacatggctgctgctcagcagaggGCACCGCCGAACACTCAGGGCCTGAGCCAGCAAATGGCCAATCAGCAGCAGACTCAGCAACAACAGGCCAATCAGAACCAGGCCGTGCTCCCTGACCTGGTGGCGTTTGGGCAGCCCCAGAGTAACGGGCGCCAGGGGCTCCAATGTAACCAAGGTTACCAGGTGAACAGGACtgccagtcagcagcagcaggtgtcgtTTGGATACAACGTGGCATCGGGGAGCTTCGCTGAGGAGAGCGAGCTGGTGGACTCCCTGCTGAAAGGTCAGAACCCCCAAGAGTGGATGGCGGACCTGGACGAACTGCTCGCCAGCCATCACTAG
- the ltc4s gene encoding leukotriene C4 synthase, which translates to MLDAALDAALGLGAVTVLGVLEQAYFSLQVIYARRKFSVSPPATTGPPEFERVFRAQANCSEYFPIFMAALWTSGLFLSQGLSSVCGLLYLYGRFRYFCGYSQSSQGRLAPLYFSAQVLWVLIGFSSLGIFLSFCRIYLGVDLPQKLLSTLDLV; encoded by the exons ATGCTGGACGCGGCGCTGGACGCGGCGCTGGGCCTCGGCGCGGTGACGGTGCTGGGCGTCCTGGAGCAAG CCTACTTCTCCCTCCAGGTGATTTACGCCAGGAGGAAGTTCTCGGTGTCTCCGCCGGCCACGACCGGACCCCCGGAGTTCGAGCGCGTCTTCAGAGCACA AGCAAACTGTTCCGAGTACTTTCCCATCTTCATGGCAGCGCTGTGGACGTCTGGACTGTTCCTCAGCCAAG gtctgTCCTCGGTGTGTGGGCTGCTCTACCTGTACGGACGCTTCCGCTACTTCTGTGGATACTCGCAGTCGTCTCAGGGACG tctgGCTCCGCTGTACTTCAGCGCTCAGGTTCTTTGGGTTCTCATCGGGTTCTCCTCTCTTGGCATCTTCCTCTCGTTCTGCCGTATTTACCTGGGAGTAGATCTGCCGCAGAAGCTGCTCTCCACCCTCGACCTCGTCTGA
- the canx gene encoding calnexin — protein sequence MDQRVGLFILLAAGLLCLSLLPICRADNHLEDAIGDDVDVEDELDLGLAAADEEEEENGDMQDEAPPAPKSPPTPKVTYKAPEPMGEHFFAESFDRATADGWVLSSAKKDDADEDIAKYDGKWAVEEMKDTKLPGDKGLVLKSRAKHHAISAKLLRPFTFDTKPLIVQYEVNFQSGIDCGGAYVKLLTDTPDLDLDQFVDKTPYTIMFGPDKCGEDYKLHFIFRHKNPKTGEYEEKHAKKPDTDLRTYFTDKKTHLYTLVVNPDNSFEVLVDQTVVNSGSLLSDMTPPVNPPAEIEDPDDHKPQDWDERPKIQDPDAFKPEDWDEDAPAQIPDESAVKPDGWLDDEPEYIGDPDAVKPEDWDEDMDGEWEAPQVPNPACETAAGCGVWKRPMMDNPNYKGKWKPPMIDNPNYQGVWKPRKIPNPSFFEDLHPFRMTPFSAVGLELWSMTSDIFFDNFFITNDRNTAERWASDGFGLKKAAEGAAEPGLAAQMLNAAEERPWLWVVYVLTVALPLVLIVVFCCTGKKKSSTTPAQYKKTDEPQPDVTELEEDEENADEAEKSSPEEKSDEEESPAEKDKEKDVTADEKLEDDVLRRSPRSRKPRKD from the exons ATGGATCAGAGGGTCGGGTTGTTCATCCTTCTGGCGGCAGGTCTTCTCTGCCTCAGTTTGTTACCCATCTGTCGGGCTGACAACCATCTTGAGGATGCCATCGGTGATGACGTGGATGTGGAGGATGAGTTGGATCtgggtttggctgcagctgatgaggaggaagaagagaatgGAGACATGCAGGATGAGGCTCCACCTGCACCAAAATCTCCTCCTACACCTAAG GTGACATACAAAGCTCCAGAGCCAATGGGGGAACATTTCTTTGCGGAGTCTTTTGACCGGGCAACAGCTGACGG GTGGGTGCTGTCCAGCGCTAAGAAGGACGATGCTGACGAAGATATTGCCAAGTATGACG GTAAATGGGCAGTAGAAGAGATGAAGGACACTAAGCTGCCTGGTGATAAAGGTCTGGTTCTGAAGTCCAGGGCCAAGCATCACGCCATCTCAGCCAAGCTGCTGCGACCTTTCACCTTCGACACCAAACCCCTGATCGTCCA GTATGAGGTGAACTTCCAGTCGGGCATTGACTGCGGTGGCGCCTACGTCAAGCTGCTGACTGACACTCCCGACCTGGACCTG GACCAGTTTGTTGATAAAACTCCGTACACCATCATGTTTGGACCTGACAAATGTGGAGAAGATTACAAACTGCACTTCATCTTCAGACACAAAAACCCCAAAACCGGAGAGTATGAAGAGAAACACGCCAAGAAACCGGACACTGATCTGAGGACATATTTCACCGATAAGAAGACACACCTGTACACCCTGG TGGTGAACCCTGACAACAGCTTTGAGGTGCTGGTGGATCAGACAGTGGTGAACAGCGGCAGCCTTCTGTCAGACATGACCCCTCCTGTGAACCCCCCAGCTGAGATAGAGGATCCCGACGACCACAAGCCACAGGACTGGGACGAGAGGCCCAAGATCCAGGACCCTGATGCCTTCAAGCCCGAAGACTG gGATGAGGATGCTCCTGCTCAAATTCCAGATGAgagtgctgtaaaaccagacGGCTGGTTGGACGACGAGCCAGAGTACATTGGGGATCCTGATGCTGTCAAACCTGAAGACTG GGATGAAGACATGGATGGTGAATGGGAAGCTCCTCAAGTTCCCAACCCTGCCTGTGAGACCGCCGCCGGCTGTGGAGTCTGGAAGCGACCGATGATGGACAATCCCAACTACAAGGGCAAGTGGAAGCCCCCCATGATCGACAATCCCAACTACCAG GGTGTCTGGAAACCCAGAAAGATCCCCAACCCATCGTTCTTTGAGGATCTGCACCCATTCAGGATGACCCCTTTCAGTGCGGTGGGACTTGAACTGTGGTCCATGACCTCCGACATCTTCTTTGACAATTTCTTTATCACTAACGACCGCAACACTGCAGAGCGCTGGGCCAGTGACGGCTTTGGCCTGAAGAAAGCAGCAGAGGGCGCCGCTGAG CCGGGTCTGGCAGCTCAGATGCTGAACGCTGCAGAGGAACGTCCATGGCTCTGGGTGGTCTACGTCCTCACTGTGGCGTTGCCACTTGTCCTCATTGTTGTCTTCTGCTGCACGGGCAAG aagaAAAGTTCAACAACACCAGCACAATACAAGAAGACAGACGAACCTCAGCCTGACGTGACGGAGcttgaggaagatgaagaaaatGCTGACGAGGCAGAGAAGAGCAGCCCAG AAGAGAAAAGTGATGAAGAGGAAAGTCcagcagagaaagacaaagagaaggaTGTGACTGCTGATGAG aagctggAAGACGATGTCCTGCGGAGATCTCCCAGAAGCAGGAAACCCAGAAAGGACTGA